AGGGTTAATTGTCGGTAACGTCAGCAGGGTTGAGAGGGGCAATTGTTGTGATCAAGTTGCTGGTTCGTCTGGCTATAGGGGTGCTGTTTGCCCTCTTTGGGCTGTTCAATTACGTCACAACTGTGTCAGAAAATCCAATCACAGGAGAACGCCAGCGCGTCGCTTTAACCCCCCAAGAAGAGGTTGTTTTGGGCCAGCAGGGCAGCCAGGAAGTGGTGCAATCGTTTGGCGGCCTGTACCCCGATCCGGTCTTGCAGAGCTACGTGGATCAGGTGGGCCAACAGGTGGTGAGCCGTTCCGCTGCTGCCCAATCGTCCTACTCCTTTGAGTTTCACCTGCTGAACGACCCCGATACCGTCAATGCCCTGGCTCTGCCAGGAGGACAAATTTTTGTCACCACCGGCCTGCTCCGCCAGCTAACCGCAGAATCCCAGCTAGCAGGGGTTTTGGGCCATGAGATTGGCCATGTCATTGCCCGCCATGGCTCAGAGCACCTGGCCCGGCGGCAGCTAGGGGTGGCTTTAGTCAATGCGGTGGGGGTAGCGGCCAGCGATGATCCCACCAGCGGTCGGCAGGCAGCGATGATTGCTCAGGCCGTGAATCAGCTCGTCAATCTGAACTATGGGCGGCAGGATGAGCTAGAAAGCGATCGCTTGGGCTTTGACTTCATGACGGCCGCCGAGTACAACCCCGAGGGACTGGTGGAGCTGATGGAGATTTTAGATCAGGCGAGTGAAGGTGGCCGACCGCCAGAGTTTCTCAGCAGCCACCCCAATCCGGGCAACCGGGTTGAACGTTTAGAGGCGCTCATTCAAGAAACCTATCCCCAGGGAGTGCCCCCAGCGTTAGAGGAGGGTCAACAGAACTTTTCTCAAACCGTGCCGCCCCGTCTACGCTAACTCCGTGAGGTCAAAACATGGACTACGTACAACTGTATTGGATTCTTGTGGGGGTTATGGCCCTGGGAGCTGTGGGTGAACTGATTCCTGGCATGCCAGGATCAAGCTTGATTCTGTTGGCAATTTTGATTTGGTCAGTCATCACCCAGTTCGCAGGCATTGGCTGGCCCATCTTGATTGTGTTTGCCATGCTGATTGCCAGTGCCGCTATTGAGTTCTTGGCGGCCTACTGGGGCGCTAAGCAATTTGGGGCTAGCAAGTGGGGCCAGCTCGGGGCGTTGATTGGTCTGGTGGTCGGCATTGTGGGACTGCTGCCTGCCTTGCCGCTAGGCGGCCCCATCTTAGGAATCCTGATTGGTCCCTTTATCGGAGCCTTTTTAGGAGAATATCTGACCCGCAAAGAGCTCGATGGAGAGTCTAAAGCCAAAGTTGCCCTGCGCGCCAGCCTCGGCACGGTAGTCGGCTCTCTGCTAGGCAACTTAATTGACGGACTCCTAGCAATTGTGGCCGTTGTTGTCTTTGTTCTGAGTACCTGGCCCCTGGTAGCAAGGCTGCCATAGTGCCTTCTAGTGAATGTTCGCGGTCTTCAGCCACTGGCGTTGCTGATTCCAGGCATGATTACCCCTCAACTCTTCTCCCGTTGGAAGAAGGGTTGAGGACGTCTTGTCCCATCTCCTCTTGGGAGATGGCTAGGGTGAGGGACAATTTTGACGAGTCATACACTCATCCAGCAACGCCCAAATATATTCGTCCGAAATAGACAAATGTGCTGAAATCACACGACCCGTACTAGCGAGTGAAGGAGGAATAGTTGCCTGCACGCGCAATGAGCCGATCTACTTACCACACACCCGTACCCGCAGGGGGCTTTAACGTAGCTAAGCGGCAGTTGTCCAGCACCGTGTTGGACAACTTGTGGAACGTTTCACGAGAAAGCTGCCGAGCGAGATTGTGATGCTGCTCTGTGGCGCAGGCAGCTATACCAGGCCACTGTGCGGCCTAATCGAGGGTAACTCCCAGTCGCTGGTGCTTCAGCTTTCCTGAGGGCACGATCACTCCACCATGCTTTTAAGTCCGGCGTCAGACGTGCCCTCAGGGACGTAAGGCACCCCAGCTTCTCCATCTACTTTCATCACCAATTCGAGCGTTAACCTGGTCAGTGCGGCCAAATCGACCGTGACACCTAGGCATCAAAGACATAGAGTGTGATGTTGTCGGGTACCCTTATAGCGCCGAACAATGATCTGCACTCGCTCCATATCTTTTGCTTCGACAGCAATGAAACATTGCCGCAAATTGCTTCTAAAAACTTGTAGTCCACTTATCTAACGGGAAAGCGCTATCTAGAGATAAGGAGTCATCTTGAGGTAATCAAGCTAGACCGATCTAAAATTGAAATTAAGCGATCGCGCATCCCTCTACAGCTACAGCCTGCCGAAATCACAACAACGTCTGAACGATTTACTAGTTGCAGCCAAAATTGAGCGCTGCTATCTGAGCGTGATTGTACTAAATATCCTATTTGATCGTCTAAAGTGTAAGGAGAAATCTGCCCCTGAAAGTGGGTATTCCGCTCAACAAATTGCTGCAACTTAAGATTCTCGGAATTATTGACCGAGCGAACAATAACGGAAGCGTATCCCCTTCCTAATGCTTGTCCACCTTGGGCAACACAGGTAAGAACTTGATAAGTTCCAGGATTTACAACCTCAACTGTACCGTCATTGCGAAGAATTGCTCTGAAGTTGGAGGGAATCGTGAGTGCCACGCCGAACTGGGGTAGCTCCAATTCTCGGGTAGTTTCAGCCGCTGGAATTGGTCCCGGATCAGGGCAGTAGCTAGATTGAGCGATCGCTGGCGAATTCGGCAATAGACCAAATATATTAACTAGCACAGCTGTCAAAAAAACAGAAAGTATGTGTTTCATTGTTTTCTGTCAACAGTAGAAATGGTGATTGCAAAGTAACTTATTATTTATGATGACTTAGATGGCTTTTTGCTGCCTCTTTCCCCACACTCAAATTTGTCCACTTTTGCAATGCCCAAAGACTGAAAATGGCTGCCAACCCTGATCCTAACGTGTCCATGATCATGTCAGTGACTGTATCATCGACGTTGCCAATCACGTCGGCTGCCAAAATCCTACCTGCTAACCATTCAGTGATTTCCCACAACGCTCCAATTGCAATACCAAAGCTAGTAATCGCTACTAGATATAGCAGTATGTGTTGACGAAAAATCGGTAGCATGGGGCTGTACACCAAAAAACTCAGAGCTAGTGTAATTGAAAACATGGTGAACCCATGAACTAGCTCGTCATAAAGTCCAGGGGCATAAAACCATTCCCATACCCAACCTCCGGCATTGAGTAAAGCTGCAAGGACAAACAGAAAATCAAACAGGGTTGGTAGTTTATCATCTTTCACCACAAATATAAGAGAGACGACTAGGAAAAGAGCT
Above is a genomic segment from Nodosilinea sp. E11 containing:
- a CDS encoding M48 family metallopeptidase, producing the protein MIKLLVRLAIGVLFALFGLFNYVTTVSENPITGERQRVALTPQEEVVLGQQGSQEVVQSFGGLYPDPVLQSYVDQVGQQVVSRSAAAQSSYSFEFHLLNDPDTVNALALPGGQIFVTTGLLRQLTAESQLAGVLGHEIGHVIARHGSEHLARRQLGVALVNAVGVAASDDPTSGRQAAMIAQAVNQLVNLNYGRQDELESDRLGFDFMTAAEYNPEGLVELMEILDQASEGGRPPEFLSSHPNPGNRVERLEALIQETYPQGVPPALEEGQQNFSQTVPPRLR
- a CDS encoding DUF456 domain-containing protein, yielding MDYVQLYWILVGVMALGAVGELIPGMPGSSLILLAILIWSVITQFAGIGWPILIVFAMLIASAAIEFLAAYWGAKQFGASKWGQLGALIGLVVGIVGLLPALPLGGPILGILIGPFIGAFLGEYLTRKELDGESKAKVALRASLGTVVGSLLGNLIDGLLAIVAVVVFVLSTWPLVARLP